The following coding sequences lie in one Maribacter forsetii DSM 18668 genomic window:
- a CDS encoding ATP-binding response regulator — MNSKKNRFTLKITISYLLLIILGVIASYYIYNEVKEYIATEQTTEKDNKLLKTNSFLAQLYEAESLSKLALQTKSKINFTAYENKIDSLYTNIEELKTLTESNHQRMLLDSLSSLLTKKVTNINALRSIRLKDQTGTAINSALKEFDKLEESLGIIKPEGLAPNLDELSPKAQSAIKKVADYLNANVPADGDPQQNAQTMDSVLQVSKNLLKDVQQENTINENSLAIRETTINRTDVELSQQLRNILSSFEQEIIMNSLATSIKKESLLKRSIRLAVIAAILGFLVVGIFTFILNRDFWKANIYREKLEKEKAYSESLLKSREQLIATVSHDLRTPLNTISGYANIIEESDNSKNHKEHITHIKSATTYVNNLVNDLLDFSQLEAGKMVAKHSTFRIDKLIQESSKNIASQYQNKNIEMVFNLDDSLKHPIISDAFRLRQIISNLLGNAYKFTDKGTITLTGTILNNKTLKLQIEDTGIGISKEKQELIFKEFTQAENDTDKKYGGYGLGLTITKKLTELLEGSILLESEINKGSTFTLEIPIELGEDLEDENQSIIALEDLKIIVFDDDTSFLKLIGEMLKSTGIEARLFSDFNAFTSEEDFNFDVVLTDIEMPTVTGYEIVDKLKSGAFKNYKKQPILAMTGRQDLSLQHFTEKRFTSLLRKPFSKTDLLQKLNTLFNNNTKTPSSTVILNKESNDKPFSLTNIKMFLGDDQNAIVEVLLIFKKDTTENLLQLRTSVADNNFELLNKTAHKMLPMFRQLEVHNAIPVLETFEVLKSNEISSQKLKKKFQEVQREIEILVDVLSQQTATDPNHNG; from the coding sequence ATGAATTCAAAAAAAAATAGATTCACCCTTAAGATTACTATTAGTTATCTACTCCTAATTATTCTAGGGGTCATTGCCTCTTATTATATCTACAATGAAGTAAAAGAGTATATAGCAACTGAACAAACAACGGAAAAAGACAATAAACTGCTAAAAACCAACTCTTTTCTTGCGCAATTATATGAAGCGGAAAGTCTTTCAAAGCTTGCCTTGCAAACCAAAAGCAAAATCAATTTTACCGCTTATGAGAATAAAATAGACTCTCTCTACACCAATATTGAAGAATTAAAAACACTTACGGAAAGCAATCATCAACGCATGCTTCTAGATAGCCTTAGCTCTTTACTAACCAAAAAGGTGACCAATATTAATGCCTTACGTTCTATTAGACTTAAAGACCAAACAGGCACCGCTATAAACTCTGCACTTAAAGAATTTGACAAGCTTGAAGAATCTTTGGGTATTATTAAACCGGAAGGTTTAGCCCCAAACTTGGACGAGCTTTCACCTAAAGCACAAAGTGCCATAAAAAAAGTTGCCGATTATTTAAACGCAAATGTACCCGCAGATGGAGATCCACAGCAAAATGCACAAACAATGGACAGTGTTCTTCAGGTATCTAAAAACCTTTTAAAAGATGTTCAACAAGAAAACACAATAAATGAAAATTCTTTAGCCATTAGAGAAACAACCATCAACAGAACAGATGTTGAGCTATCGCAGCAATTGCGCAACATACTTTCTTCTTTTGAGCAAGAGATTATTATGAACAGTCTAGCAACTTCCATAAAAAAAGAATCGCTGCTTAAACGAAGTATTCGCCTAGCCGTTATCGCCGCAATTCTTGGCTTTCTTGTAGTGGGAATTTTTACATTTATTCTTAATAGAGATTTTTGGAAAGCGAATATTTACAGAGAAAAACTTGAAAAGGAAAAGGCATATTCAGAATCGCTCTTAAAAAGTAGAGAACAATTGATCGCTACCGTAAGTCATGACTTACGCACTCCATTAAACACCATAAGCGGCTATGCCAATATTATAGAAGAAAGCGATAACAGTAAGAACCACAAAGAACATATAACCCATATTAAATCTGCTACTACCTATGTCAATAACCTTGTAAATGACTTACTGGATTTCTCCCAGTTAGAAGCCGGAAAAATGGTTGCTAAGCATTCTACTTTTAGGATTGATAAATTAATACAAGAAAGCTCTAAAAATATTGCTTCTCAATATCAAAACAAGAATATTGAAATGGTTTTTAATTTAGATGATTCTTTAAAACATCCTATTATTTCCGATGCTTTTCGTTTACGACAAATTATTTCGAATCTTTTAGGAAATGCTTATAAATTCACAGATAAAGGTACTATCACATTGACCGGAACTATATTAAACAATAAAACTCTTAAACTACAAATAGAAGATACGGGAATAGGGATTTCTAAAGAGAAACAAGAACTGATTTTCAAAGAATTTACACAAGCTGAGAACGATACCGATAAGAAATATGGTGGATACGGATTAGGACTTACCATTACCAAAAAACTCACTGAATTACTAGAAGGTTCCATCTTGTTAGAAAGCGAAATAAATAAAGGCAGTACGTTCACGCTTGAAATACCTATTGAATTGGGAGAAGATTTGGAAGATGAAAATCAATCAATTATAGCATTAGAAGATTTAAAAATTATTGTATTCGATGATGATACTTCTTTCTTAAAACTTATTGGCGAAATGCTAAAATCTACAGGAATTGAAGCCCGACTATTTTCAGATTTTAATGCTTTTACATCTGAAGAAGATTTCAACTTTGATGTGGTTTTGACCGATATAGAAATGCCTACCGTTACAGGCTATGAAATTGTAGACAAATTAAAATCTGGAGCATTCAAAAATTATAAAAAACAACCCATCTTGGCAATGACAGGAAGACAAGACCTATCATTACAACATTTCACCGAAAAAAGATTTACTAGCCTCTTACGCAAGCCGTTTTCAAAGACCGACTTATTACAAAAACTAAATACATTATTTAACAATAACACCAAAACCCCAAGTAGTACTGTTATTTTAAATAAAGAAAGCAATGACAAGCCATTTAGCCTAACTAATATAAAAATGTTTTTAGGTGATGACCAAAATGCTATTGTTGAGGTATTGCTGATTTTTAAAAAAGACACCACCGAAAACCTCCTTCAATTACGAACTTCCGTTGCCGATAATAATTTTGAGCTACTAAACAAAACAGCACATAAAATGCTGCCCATGTTTCGTCAATTAGAAGTGCATAATGCTATTCCCGTTTTAGAAACTTTTGAAGTATTAAAGAGTAATGAAATTAGCAGTCAAAAATTAAAGAAAAAATTTCAAGAAGTGCAGCGTGAGATTGAAATTTTAGTTGATGTACTTTCACAGCAAACAGCTACAGATCCAAATCATAATGGTTGA